A genomic region of Populus nigra chromosome 11, ddPopNigr1.1, whole genome shotgun sequence contains the following coding sequences:
- the LOC133706184 gene encoding uncharacterized protein LOC133706184 — MSSLLLLLLQPLPTLTSSSSTLLFLQNQLHSSSLTSLKRPKNILLSKPLKIPSFALTESSGSPESLDPSPQTLIQELSDCFDLPPDYFQQLPSDLRLDLNDAAFDLSNGPVLDECGRELGEILLNLSRAWELADTSTSRTLASKLPVLESSLTNNAKSAFGKRLVSAGRRFESMGQYGQGELQKIAKTMITTGKLLSASSISTATDEEPKKETRVLKFGDLQIEITPVKANIGAVIGLVFGILSWELAQGIQSSPESSLEYANGNALLLAKSLRGTLLALCYSSTLLSACTTVGLFFLARQVKSKEN, encoded by the exons ATgtcttctcttctccttcttctccttcaaccTCTGCCAACTCtcacttcttcctcttctacaCTTCTCTTTCTCCAAAATCAACTCCATAGCTCTTCTCTAACCTCTCTTAAAAGACCCAAAAACATTCTCCTTTCAAAACCTCTCAAAATCCCATCTTTTGCTCTCACAGAGTCCTCAGGCTCTCCTGAATCTCTTGACCCTTCTCCGCAAACCCTCATTCAAGAGCTCTCG GATTGCTTTGATCTTCCACCAGATTATTTCCAACAATTACCGAGTGATCTTAGATTAGAT TTAAATGATGCAGCTTTTGATCTTTCGAATGGACCGGTTCTTGATGAG TGCGGTAGAGAGCTGGGAGAAATCTTGTTAAATCTCTCTCGAGCATGGGAGCTGGCTGACACATCAACTTCCCGAACTTTAGCGAGCAAGTTGCCTGTGCTGGAGAGCTCTTTAACAAACAATGCTAAATCAG CATTTGGCAAACGTTTAGTATCTGCTGGAAGGAGGTTCGAGTCCATGGGACAGTATGGTCAGGGTGAACTGCAAAAG ATTGcaaaaacaatgatcacaacAGGAAAGCTGCTTTCTGCAAGTTCAATATCAACAGCAACTGACGAAGAaccaaagaaagaaacaagagtCCTGAAG TTTGGAGACCTACAGATTGAAATAACACCCGTGAAAGCTAATATTGGGGCTGTCATTGGACTTGTGTTTGG GATTCTTTCATGGGAACTAGCTCAAGGCATTCAAAGCAGTCCAGAGAGTTCATTGGAGTATGCAAATGGCAATGCTTTACTGCTGGCTAAG TCTCTGAGAGGAACTCTACTTGCCCTTTGCTACTCATCAACCTTACTGTCTGCTTGTACCACTGTGGGGCTTTTCTTTCTGGCAAGACAAGTTAAATCGAAGGAAAATTGA
- the LOC133668314 gene encoding uncharacterized protein LOC133668314 → MRRSKSAKQSHNPNITVRRSERLADNFKKLPDDLILKILFKIQDDTKTLIRCSTVCKNLHSLVSKIDTVSLKFLCPNEGDDDDDDDVLLCSQSHHHIPQVAFPALMKVFANLNFLEIKLCSFPSSSNLHVSRLNCMIGDCDSIHCELIFAIQVGVLSSTRRSRNIPLKLNGKFDTSFAETMMFFLKKMVPHWPKTLKKVVILSANMQGSGSRGKVFIGEEELDNFVDLISTSMVYESWLNWLNNPKNVTYWRKDAQNDEHSWLRENVWILYGLGFPWVKDRVTTDIVVMESVVKELLGAFE, encoded by the coding sequence ATGAGAAGATCCAAATCAGCCAAGCAATCCCACAACCCTAACATCACTGTAAGAAGATCTGAAAGATTAGCAGACAATTTCAAGAAACTCCCAGATGACTTAATCCTCAAAATCTTGTTTAAGATCCAAGATGATACCAAAACCCTCATTCGCTGTTCCACTGTTTGCAAGAACTTGCATTCCCTCGTCTCCAAAATCGACACTGTCTCCCTCAAATTCTTATGTCCTAACgagggtgatgatgatgatgatgatgatgttctCTTGTGCTCGCAGTCTCATCACCACATTCCACAAGTAGCGTTCCCTGCCCTCATGAAGGTGTTTGCAAATCTCAACTTTCTTGAAATCAAGCTCTGCTCTTTCCCTTCTTCCTCAAATTTGCATGTGTCCAGGTTGAACTGCATGATTGGTGATTGTGATAGTATCCACTGCGAATTAATTTTCGCTATTCAAGTTGGGGTGTTGTCAAGCACAAGGAGAAGTAGAAATATACCTCTGAAATTGAACGGGAAATTCGATACCTCCTTTGCTGAAACAATGATgttctttttaaagaaaatggtGCCGCATTGGCCTAAAACGTTAAAGAAAGTGGTGATTTTGAGTGCGAATATGCAGGGGTCTGGATCGAGAGGGAAGGTTTTTATAGGAGAAGAAGAGCTGgataattttgttgatttgattTCGACTTCGATGGTTTATGAGAGTTGGCTCAACTGGCTTAATAATCCCAAAAATGTAACTTATTGGCGCAAGGACGCACAGAATGATGAGCATTCTTGGCTTAGAGAAAATGTGTGGATTCTTTATGGTTTAGGATTTCCATGGGTGAAGGACAGGGTGACTACTGATATAGTTGTGATGGAAAGTGTTGTGAAGGAGTTATTGGGCGCTTTTGAATGA
- the LOC133668263 gene encoding disease resistance protein RUN1-like → MQKEKRKQSKDEEDDSSSRKRRKADLSKPVSFVSTEPESSRSRPEGAYDVFLSFRGEDTRKTFTDHLYTALVQAGIHTFRDDDELPRGGEISDHLLRAIQESKISIIVFSKGYASSRWCLNELVEILKCKNRKTDQIVLPIFYDIDPSYVRKQNDSFAEAFVKHEGRFEEKLVKEWRKALEEAGNLSGWNLNDMANGHEAKFIKEIIKDVLNKLDPKYLYVPEHLVGMHRLAHEIFDFLSTATDDVRIVGIHGMPGIGKTTLAKVVFNQLCYGFEGSYFLSNINETSKQFNGGLVDLQKQLLQYDILKQDVANINCVDRGKVLIKERLCRKRVLVVADDVAHLDQLNALMGERSWLGPGSRVIITTRDSNLLRKADRTYQIEELTQDQSLRLFSWHAFKDTKPAEDYIKLSKDAVDYCGGLPLSLEVIGALLYGKEKDRWESEIDNLSRIPESNIQGKLLISFDALDGELRNAFLDIACFFIDAEKEYVAKLLGARCRYNPEVVLETLRERSLIKVLGETVTMHDLLRDMGREVVRESSPKEPGKMTRIWNQEDARNVLEQQKGTEVVEGLKLDVRASEAKSLSTGSFGKMKCLNLLQINGAHLTGSFKHLSKVLMWICWHDCPLKYLPSDFPLDNLAILDMQYSNLKELWKGKKILNRLKIFNLSHSQNLIKTPNLHSSSLEKVKLKGCSSLVEVHQSIGNLTSLVFLNLEGCCSLKILPESIGNVKSLETLNISWCSQLEKLPERMGDLKSLTKLLADGIENEQFLSSIGQLKHVRSLSLHGNSSAPPSSSLISAGVLNWKRWLPTYFGWRSVNRLELSNSGLSDRATNYVDFSGLSALEVLDLTGNKFSSLPFGIGFLPKLWWLSVQACRYLESIPDLPSSLGRLGASYCKSLKRVRIPIKPKKELYISLCDCNLLEEIQGIEGLSNSFWYIGVDDRSHSPNKLPKSIVEAMCNGDRYCIYGIPGGNMPNWMSYSGEGCLLSFHIPPVFRGLLVWFVYPLEEDVHIIIIIIIIIRNKSNGIQLFEEKLMAEPGGWIRYIRRSEMAMEDYCGDDELELYIHTEPRGDAVRIVKECGVHVIAKKSDSSEESEVGRDTVMPSPPLYHLLPHPHCGSITASTPKQWSDYLFAKLQEHSLNLILDGDI, encoded by the exons ATGCAGAAGGAAAAACGCAAGCAATCCAAAGATGAAGAAGACGATTCATCCTCgcgaaagagaagaaaagctgACCTCAGTAAGCCTGTCAGTTTTGTCTCCACAG AGCCAGAGTCTTCTCGATCTAGACCAGAAGGGGCCTATGATGTCTTCTTGAGTTTTAGAGGAGAAGATACTCGCAAGACATTTACAGATCATCTCTACACTGCCTTAGTCCAAGCAGGAATCCACACTTTTCGAGATGATGATGAACTTCCGAGGGGAGGAGAAATCTCCGATCATCTCCTCAGAGCAATTCAAGAATCAAAGATATCCATAATTGTCTTCTCAAAAGGATATGCTTCTTCTAGATGGTGTCTCAACGAACTTGTAGAGATTCTTAAGTGCAAAAACAGGAAAACCGATCAGATTGTTCTTCCTATATTCTATGACATTGATCCTTCATATGTGAGAAAACAGAATGACAGTTTTGCAGAAGCATTTGTTAAACATGAAGGGCGTTTTGAAGAGAAGTTGGTGAAGGAGTGGAGAAAAGCTCTTGAGGAGGCTGGAAATCTATCTGGATGGAATCTCAATGATATGGCAAATGG GCACGAAGCAAAATTTATCAAAGAGATTATCAAGGATGTGTTGAATAAATTAGATCCCAAGTACTTATATGTTCCTGAGCACCTAGTAGGTATGCATCGGCTTGCTCACGAAATTTTTGACTTTCTAAGTACTGCAACAGATGATGTACGCATTGTGGGCATACATGGGATGCCAGGAATAGGAAAGACTACTCTAGCAAAAGTTGTCTTTAATCAACTCTGCTATGGATTCGAGGGAAGCTATTTTCTTTCGAATATCAAtgaaacatcaaaacaatttaatggTGGTCTTGTTGATTTACAAAAGCAACTTCttcaatatgatattttaaaacaagatgTTGCTAACATCAATTGTGTCGATAGAGGAAAGGTTCTGATCAAAGAACGACTTTGTCGCAAAAGAGTTCTTGTTGTTGCTGATGATGTGGCTCATCTGGACCAGCTAAATGCTTTGATGGGAGAGCGAAGTTGGTTGGGTCCCGGAAGTAGAGTAATTATTACAACAAGGGATTCAAATCTTCTTCGTAAAGCAGATCGAACATATCAGATTGAAGAATTGACACAAGATCAGTCCCTTCGGCTATTCAGCTGGCATGCCTTTAAGGACACCAAGCCAGCAGAAGATTATATTAAGCTTTCCAAGGATGCAGTTGATTACTGTGGAGGACTTCCTTTATCTCTTGAGGTTATAGGAGCTCTTCTGTACgggaaagaaaaagatagaTGGGAAAGTGAAATTGACAACTTGAGCAGAATCCCAGAAAGCAATATTCAAGGAAAGCTTTTAATAAGTTTTGACGCACTGGATGGTGAACTACGAAATGCATTCCTTGATATTGCATGCTTCTTTATTGATGCAGAGAAAGAATACGTAGCAAAACTGCTAGGAGCCCGTTGCCGTTACAATCCAGAAGTTGTTTTGGAAACTCTCCGTGAAAGGTCTCTGATTAAAGTATTAGGAGAGACGGTAACCATGCATGATCTATTACGAGACATGGGAAGGGAGGTCGTTCGTGAATCGTCTCCAAAAGAACCTGGAAAGATGACCAGAATTTGGAATCAAGAGGATGCCCGGAATGTGCTTGAGCAGCAGAAG ggtaCGGAAGTTGTAgagggtcttaaactggatgtcAGAGCATCAGAAGCTAAATCACTGAGCACAGGATCATTTGGAAAAATGAAATGCTTAAATTTACTCCAAATCAATGGAGCACATCTCACCGGGTCCTTCAAACACCTTTCTAAAGTGTTGATGTGGATTTGTTGGCATGATTGTCCTTTAAAATATTTGCCATCTGATTTTCCCTTGGACAATCTAGCTATTCTTGATATGCAGTACAGTAACCTCAAAGAACTATGGAAAGGAAAAAAG ATTCTCAACAGGCTAAAAATCTTTAATCTCAGTCATTCTCAGAATCTTATTAAAACACCAAATTTACACAGTTCAAGTCTAGAGAAAGTAAAGCTGAAAGGTTGCTCGAGTTTAGTTGAGGTCCATCAATCTATTGGAAATTTGACTAGCCTCGTTTTCTTGAATCTAGAGGGATGTTGTAGTCTAAAGATTCTTCCTGAAAGCATTGGCAATGTAAAGTCTCTTGAAACTCTGAATATTTCTTGGTGTTCACAACTTGAGAAATTGCCAGAACGCATGGGTGATCTGAAATCCTTAACTAAGCTGCTAGCCGATGGGATTGAAAATGAGCAATTTCTCTCTTCAATTGGACAATTAAAGCATGTCAGAAGTTTATCATTGCATGGGAACAGTTCGGCTCCACCAAGTTCTTCTTTGATTTCAGCAGGTGTTTTGAATTGGAAACGATGGCTGCCAACATATTTCGGATGGAGATCAGTGAATCGTCTTGAGCTTTCTAATAGTGGTTTGTCTGATCGGGCAACTAACTATGTTGATTTCAGTGGTTTGTCAGCTCTAGAAGTATTAGATCTAACAGGAAACAAATTCTCTAGCCTGCCTTTTGGGATCGGCTTCCTTCCCAAGCTATGGTGGTTGTCTGTTCAGGCATGCAGATATCTTGAATCAATCCCAGATCTTCCCTCAAGTTTAGGCAGATTGGGTGCATCTTATTGCAAATCATTGAAAAGAGTAAGAATACCAATCAAGCCAAAAAAAGAACTATATATAAGTCTATGTGATTGTAATTTATTAGAAGAGATTCAGGGCATCGAAGGTCTAAGTAATAGTTTCTGGTATATTGGTGTTGATGACCGCAGCCATTCACCAAATAAATTACCGAAAAGCATTGTTGAG GCAATGTGCAACGGTGACCGGTATTGTATTTACGGCATTCCTGGTGGTAACATGCCAAATTGGATGAGCTACAGTGGAGAAGGATGCTTACTGTCATTCCATATACCTCCAGTCTTCCGAGGCTTACTTGTTTGGTTTGTCTATCCACTCGAGGAGGATGttcacattattattattattattattattataagaaataaaagcaaTGGTATTCAATTGTTTGAAGAAAAACTAATGGCAGAACCTGGGGGATGGATAAGATACATAAGGAGGAGTGAAATGGCAATGGAAGATTACTGTGGAGATGACGAATTGGAACTATACATACATACAGAGCCAAGAGGAGATGCAGTGCGCATCGTTAAAGAATGTGGGGTTCATGTGATCGCAAAGAAGTCAGATTCATCTGAAGAGTCGGAAGTGGGAAGAGATACAGTGATGCCTTCACCGCCGCTGTATCATCTGCTTCCTCATCCCCACTGTGGTTCCATTACAGCGTCCACACCAAAGCAATGGAGTGACTATTTATTTGCCAAGCTGCAAGAACATAGCCTCAATTTAATACTTGATG gAGACATATGA
- the LOC133706183 gene encoding ammonium transporter 1 member 2, translating to MACSASDLAPLLSTTVNSTEAATYLCSQFTSISSQLSDTGYAINNTYLLFSAYLVFAMQLGFAMLCAGSVRAKNTMNIMLTNVLDAAAGGLSYYLFGYAFAFGSPSNGFIGHHLFGLSDFPTSQADYSFFLYQWAFAIAAAGITSGSIAERTQFVAYLIYSSFLTGFVYPVVSHWLWSGDGWANPAKLDNKLLFGSGAIDFAGSGVVHMVGGIAGLWGALIEGPRIGRFDQNGRSVALRGHSASLVVLGSFLLWFGWYGFNPGSFLTILKSYGGSRVFYGQWSAVGRTAVTTTLAGSTAALTTLFGKRLLSGHWNVIDVCNGLLGGFAAITAGCSVVEPWAAIICGFVAAWVLIGCNKLADKLQYDDPLEAAQLHGGCGMWGLLFTGLFAKETYVNEVYSNKPGRPYGLFMGGGGKLLAAQIIEILVIVGWVSVTMGPLFYGLHKLKLLRISAEDEMAGMDLTRHGGFAYAYDAEDDVSGKPSFMMKKVEPAKNTSPNGNSPAINV from the coding sequence ATGGCCTGCTCAGCCTCTGACCTAGCTCCTCTCCTCTCCACCACTGTAAACTCCACAGAAGCTGCCACCTACTTATGCTCCCAGTTCACCAGCATATCCAGCCAGCTTTCAGACACAGGCTATGCAATCAACAACACTTACCTTCTTTTCTCTGCCTACCTAGTCTTTGCTATGCAACTTGGCTTTGCCATGCTTTGTGCAGGCTCTGTGAGGGCCAAGAACACCATGAACATAATGCTTACTAATGTTCTTGATGCTGCTGCTGGTGGCCTTTCTTACTATCTCTTTGGCTACGCCTTTGCCTTCGGCTCTCCCAGCAATGGCTTCATTGGCCACCATTTATTTGGTTTGAGTGACTTTCCTACTAGTCAAGCTGATTATAGTTTCTTCCTCTATCAATGGGCTTTTGCTATAGCTGCTGCTGGCATCACTAGTGGGTCCATTGCTGAGAGAACCCAATTCGTTGCTTACCTCATATACTCCTCCTTCTTGACCGGCTTTGTTTACCCTGTTGTTTCACATTGGCTTTGGTCCGGTGATGGTTGGGCCAATCCGGCTAAACTCGATAACAAGCTCTTATTCGGTTCGGGTGCAATCGACTTTGCTGGTTCAGGTGTGGTTCACATGGTTGGAGGTATTGCGGGTTTGTGGGGCGCTCTCATTGAAGGCCCACGAATTGGCCGGTTCGACCAGAACGGTCGGTCCGTGGCCTTACGTGGTCATAGCGCTTCGTTAGTGGTGCTCGGTTCATTCTTGTTGTGGTTCGGGTGGTATGGGTTCAACCCCGGTTCGTTCTTGACAATCTTGAAGAGTTATGGTGGTAGCAGAGTGTTTTATGGTCAATGGAGTGCTGTGGGAAGGACAGCTGTCACTACAACATTGGCTGGGAGCACAGCTGCCCTTACTACCCTGTTTGGTAAAAGATTGTTATCTGGTCATTGGAATGTGATTGATGTATGTAATGGCTTATTAGGGGGTTTTGCTGCGATCACCGCAGGGTGTTCGGTGGTAGAACCGTGGGCTGCAATCATATGTGGCTTTGTTGCAGCTTGGGTTTTAATTGGGTGCAATAAGCTCGCAGATAAACTACAATATGATGACCCATTGGAGGCAGCCCAATTGCACGGCGGATGCGGCATGTGGGGGTTGCTGTTCACCGGGCTGTTTGCGAAGGAGACGTACGTGAATGAAGTGTATTCAAACAAGCCGGGGCGGCCGTATGGGCTGTTCATGGGTGGTGGTGGGAAGCTGTTGGCGGCCCAGATAATTGAAATCTTGGTGATAGTAGGGTGGGTCTCGGTGACAATGGGCCCACTGTTCTATGGGCTCCACAAGCTAAAGTTGCTGAGGATCTCAGCTGAGGATGAGATGGCAGGCATGGATTTGACAAGGCACGGAGGGTTTGCTTATGCATACGATGCAGAGGATGATGTGTCGGGAAAGCCTTCTTTTATGATGAAGAAAGTTGAGCCTGCGAAGAACACCTCACCTAATGGAAACTCACCAGCTATCAATGTGTGA
- the LOC133668004 gene encoding uncharacterized protein LOC133668004, producing MGTHFLLLQLSFPAKITPPSLPLLNHNSHQLSTGNHTSKPCGPHWAWKNHGPTSTGRSRFNFEDELYTDSGDYDDEFGFSGTGEKRVWWFDDDDDDDWDDDYEENEFGIFKIIKAFGWMIPAVAVSFLLGTDNPNAFLMALVVPLGQTALSLVMDKVWGTTSTNPKRRSRTKTRKKPFARAASKTKKTEPKAGGYKTNERKGSYQSWVATDDGSNKKNTNRAPSFGGWDDLDKASYKAAGRASKKGDERPKQNKGKLSRRGRVRDRPLLLRLLIAVFPFLASWSKFLF from the exons ATGGGGACTCACTTTCTTCTCCTACAACTTTCCTTCCCTGCTAAAATAACACCACCATCACTTCCACTTCTAAACCATAATAGCCACCAACTCTCCACCGGCAATCATACTAGTAAGCCTTGCGGTCCTCACTGGGCTTGGAAGAATCATGGTCCCACTTCAACTGGACGCTCCAGGTTCAATTTTGAAGATGAGCTCTATACTGACAGTGGTGATTATGATGATGAGTTTGGATTCAGTGGAACTGGGGAGAAGAGGGTATGGtggtttgatgatgatgatgatgatgattgggATGATGATTATGAGGAAAATGAGTTCGGGATTTTCAAG ATAATTAAAGCTTTTGGTTGGATGATTCCAGCCGTCGCCGTATCATTTCTGTTAGGAACTGACAACCCAAATGCTTTCTTAATGGCATTAGTAGTTCCATTAGGACAGACTGCCTTGTCACTTGTGATGGATAAAGTATGGGGAACTACGAGCACTAATCCAAAACGCAGATCAagaaccaaaaccaggaaaaagCCATTTGCTAGAGCTGccagcaaaacaaaaaagactgaGCCTAAGGCAGGGGGATACAAGACTAATGAAAGAAAAGGGAGTTACCAGTCGTGGGTGGCAACAGATGATGGTTCCAATAAGAAAAATACCAATAGGGCACCCAGTTTTGGTGGATGGGATGATCTAGATAAAGCAAGCTATAAGGCCGCTGGAAGGGCAAGTAAAAAGGGAGATGAGCGTCCAAAACAGAATAAAGGTAAATTAAGTAGGAGAGGAAGAGTCAGGGACAGACCACTACTTCTAAGGCTGCTGATTGCTGTTTTCCCATTTTTGGCTTCTTGGAGTAAGTTcctattttaa